One window of the Salvia miltiorrhiza cultivar Shanhuang (shh) chromosome 6, IMPLAD_Smil_shh, whole genome shotgun sequence genome contains the following:
- the LOC130989654 gene encoding 40S ribosomal protein S19-3 produces MATARNVKDVSPHEFVKAYAAHLKRSGKMELPEWTDIVKTGVLKELAPYDPDWYYIRAASMARKIYLRGGLGVGAFRRIYGGSKRNGSRPPHFGKSSGSVARHILQQLQNMNIVELDTRGGRKITSSGQRDLDQVAGRIVVVAP; encoded by the exons ATGGCGACCGCAAGGAATGTTAAGGACGTTTCTCCCCACGAGTTCGTTAAAGCTTACGCCGCTCACCTCAAGCGCTCCGGAAAG ATGGAGCTTCCCGAGTGGACCGATATCGTGAAAACCGGCGTATTGAAAGAACTTGCACCGTATGATCCTGATTGGTATTACATCAGGGCTG CTTCCATGGCTAGGAAGATATACTTGAGGGGAGGTCTTGGCGTTGGGGCATTCCGTAGGATTTATGGTGGAAGCAAGAGGAATGGAAGCCGTCCGCCCCATTTTGGCAAAAGCAGTGGATCGGTTGCTCGTCACATTCTGCAGCAGTTGCAGAACATGAACATTGTAGAGCTTGATACAAGGGG AGGACGAAAGATCACATCTAGCGGCCAACGGGACCTCGACCAAGTTGCTGGAAGAATTGTTGTCGTTGCTCCATAG